In one Balaenoptera ricei isolate mBalRic1 chromosome 20, mBalRic1.hap2, whole genome shotgun sequence genomic region, the following are encoded:
- the P3H4 gene encoding endoplasmic reticulum protein SC65, producing MARAAWGLLWLLLGSAGAQYEKYSFRGFPPEDLMPLAAAYGHALEQYEGESWRESARYLEAALRLHRLLRDSEAFCHANCSGPAPPAAAPPGPATPGPDGGGGDEWARELRLFGHVLERAACLRRCKRSLPAFQVPYPPRQLLRDFQSRLPYQYLHYALFKANRLEKAVAAAYTFLQRNPKHELTAKYLNYYRGLLDAADEPLTDLEAQPYEAVFLRAVKLYNSGDFRSSTEDMERALAEYMAVFARCLAGCEGAHEQVDFKDFYPAIADLFAESLQCKVDCEANLTPNVGGYFVEKFVATMYHYLQFAYYKLNDVRHAARSAASYMLFDPEDNVMQQNLVYYRFHRARWGLEEEDFQPREEAMLYHNQTAELRELLEFAHMYLQSDDEMELKETEPPTEPEEPPSDAEFEGEGDYEESIYADWWQEPDAKGDEAEAEPEPELA from the exons ATGGCTCGGGCGGCGTGGGGGCTGCTGTGGCTGCTGCTGGGCAGCGCCGGGGCGCAGTACGAGAAGTACAGCTTCCGGGGCTTCCCGCCCGAGGACCTGATGCCCCTGGCCGCGGCCTACGGGCACGCGCTGGAGCAGTACGAGGGCGAGAGCTGGCGCGAGAGCGCGCGCTACCTCGAGGCCGCGCTGCGGCTGCACCGGCTGCTGCGGGACAGCGAGGCCTTCTGCCACGCCAACTGCAGCGgccccgcgccgcccgccgccgcGCCCCCCGGGCCCGCTACCCCCGGCcccgacggcggcggcggcgacgagTGGGCCCGCGAGCTGCGACTCTTCGGCCACGTCCTGGAGCGCGCCGCCTGCCTGCGGCGCTGCAAGCGTTCGCTGCCCGCCTTCCAGGTGCCCTACCCGCCGCGCCAGCTGCTGCGCGACTTCCAGAGCCGCCTGCCCTACCAGTACCTGCACTACGCGCTGTTCAAG GCGAACCGGCTGGAGAAAGCGGTGGCCGCGGCCTACACCTTCCTTCAGAGGAACCCGAAGCACGAGCTCACCGCCAAGTATCTCAACTACTATCGCGGGCTGCTGGACGCCGCCGACGAGCCCCTCACGGACTTGGAGGCCCAGCCCTACGAG GCCGTGTTCCTCCGGGCTGTGAAGCTCTACAACAGCGGAGATTTCCGTAGCAGCACGGAGGACATGGAGCGGGCCCTGGCCGAGTACATGGCCGTCTTTGCCCGGTGTCTGGCTGGCTGCGAGGGCGCCCACGAGCAGGTGGACTTCAAGGACTTCTATCCAGCCATAGCAG atctCTTTGCAGAATCCCTGCAGTGCAAGGTGGACTGTGAGGCCAACTTGACCCCCAACGTGGGCGGCTACTTCGTGGAGAAGTTCGTGGCCACCATGTATCACTACCTGCAGTTTGCCTACTACAAGT TGAACGACGTGCGCCATGCTGCCCGCAGTGCCGCCAGCTACATGCTCTTTGACCCCGAAGACAACGTCATGCAGCAAAACCTGGTGTATTATCGCTTCCACAGGGCTCGCTggggcctggaggaggaggacttCCAGCCCAGGGAG gagGCCATGCTCTACCACAACCAGACAGCTGAGCTTCGGGAGCTGCTGGAGTTTGCGCACATGTACCTGCAGTCAGATGACGAG ATGGAGCTGAAGGAGACAGAACCGCCCACGGAGCCTGAGGAGCCCCCATCTGATGCCGAGTTTGAAGGGGAGGGCGACTACGAGGAGAGCATCTATGCTGACTGGTGGCAGGAGCCAGACGCCAAGGGTGACGAGGCTGAGGCCG AGCCGGAGCCTGAACTAGCATAA
- the FKBP10 gene encoding peptidyl-prolyl cis-trans isomerase FKBP10 produces the protein MFRAGRPSHTVLRLPLLQSLLLLLLLQAVGRGLGRASPAGSPLEDVVIERYHIPRACPREVQMGDFVRYHYNGTFEDGKKFDSSYDRHTLVAIVVGVGRLITGMDRGLMGMCVNERRRLIVPPHLGYGSIGVAGLIPPDATLYFDVVLLDVWNKADTVQVSTLLRPPHCPRMVQDSDFVRYHYNGTLLDGTAFDTSYSRGGTYDTYVGSGWLIKGMDQGLLGMCPGERRKIIIPPFLAYGEKGYGTVIPPQASLVFHVLLIDVHNPKDTVQLETLELPPGCVRRAVAGDFMRYHYNGSLMDGTLFDSSYSRNRTYNTYVGQGYVVPGMDQGLQGSCMGERRRITIPPHLAYGENGTGDKIPGSAVLIFDVHIIDFHNPADPVEIKTLSRPPETCNETAKLGDFVRYHYNCSLLDGTKLFSSHDYGAPQEATLGAHKVIEGLDTGLQGMCVGERRQLVVPPHLAHGESGARGVPGSAVLLFEVELVSREDGLPTGYLFVWHEDPPANLFEDMDLNKDGEVPPEEFSTFIKAQVSEGKGRLLPGQDPEKTIGDMFQNQDRNQDGNITAEELKLKSDEDQERVHEEL, from the exons ATGTTCCGCGCGGGGCGCCCCAGCCACACCGTCCTCCGGCTCCCCCTGCTGCAAtcgttgctgctgctgctgctgctgcaggccgtggggagggggctgggccgCGCCAGCCCGGCCGGGAGCCCCCTGGAAGATGTGGTCATCGAGAGGTACCACATCCCCAGGGCCTGTCCCCGGGAAGTGCAGATGGGGGATTTTGTGCGCTACCACTACAACGGTACTTTCGAGGACGGCAAGAAGTTTGACTCGAG ctatGACCGCCACACCTTGGTGGCCATCGTGGTGGGCGTGGGGCGCCTCATCACCGGCATGGACCGAGGCCTCATGGGCATGTGCGTCAATGAGCGGCGACGCCTCATTGTGCCTCCGCACCTTGGCTATGGCAGCATCGGCGTGG CGGGGCTTATTCCCCCGGATGCCACCCTCTACTTTGATGTGGTCCTGCTCGATGTGTGGAACAAGGCGGACACCGTGCAGGTGAGCACCTTGCTGCGCCCGCCCCACTGCCCCCGCATGGTCCAGGACAGCGACTTTGTCCGCTACCACTACAACGGCACGCTGCTGGATGGCACTGCCTTCGACACCAG CTACAGTAGAGGTGGCACTTACGACACCTACGTGGGCTCTGGCTGGCTGATCAAGGGCATGGACCAGGGGCTGCTGGGCATGTGtcctggagagagaaggaagatcaTCATCCCTCCATTCCTGGCCTATGGCGAGAAAGGCTATG GGACTGTGATCCCCCCGCAGGCCTCCCTGGTCTTCCATGTCCTACTGATTGACGTCCACAACCCAAAGGACACGGTCCAGCTGGAGACACTGGAGCTGCCACCTGGCTGCGTCCGGAGAGCCGTGGCTGGGGACTTCATGCGTTACCACTACAACGGCTCCCTGATGGACGGCACCCTCTTTGACTCCAG CTACTCCCGAAACCGCACCTACAATACCTATGTGGGGCAGGGCTACGTCGTCCCAGGGATGGACCAGGGGCTGCAGGGCTCGTGCATGGGGGAGCGCCGGAGAATCACCATCCCCCCCCACCTCGCCTACGGGGAGAACGGGACTG GAGACAAGATCCCTGGCTCTGCTGTGCTGATCTTCGACGTCCACATCATCGACTTCCACAACCCTGCAGATCCCGTGGAAATCAAGACACTGTCCCGGCCCCCAGAGACCTGCAACGAGACGGCCAAGCTTGGGGACTTTGTTCGCTACCACTACAACTGCTCTCTGCTGGATGGCACCAAGCTCTTCTCCTC CCATGACTACGGGGCCCCTCAGGAGGCGACTCTGGGTGCCCACAAGGTGATCGAAGGCCTGGACACGGGCCTGCAGGGCATGTGTGTGGGAGAGAGGCGGCAGCTTGTGGTCCCCCCACACCTGGCACATGGAGAGAGCGGAG cccggGGGGTCCCTGGAAGTGCTGTGCTCCTGTTTGAGGTGGAGCTGGTGTCCCGGGAGGATGGGCTGCCCACAGGCTACCTGTTTGTGTGGCACGAAGACCCTCCTGCCAACCTGTTTGAAGACATGGACCTCAACAAGGATGGCGAGGTCCCCCCGGAGGAG TTCTCCACCTTCATCAAGGCTCAAGTCAGTGAGGGCAAAGGACGCCTCCTGCCTGGCCaggaccctgagaaaaccataggagACATGTTCCAGAATCAGGATCGCAACCAGGATGGCAACATCACCGCTGAGGAACTCAAGCTGAAGTCGGACGAAGACCAGGAGCGGGTCCATGAGGAGCTCTGA
- the NT5C3B gene encoding 7-methylguanosine phosphate-specific 5'-nucleotidase isoform X3 — translation MAEEVSTLMKATVLMRQPGRVQEIVGALRKGGGDRLQVISDFDMTLSRFAYNGKRCPSSYNILDNSKIISEECREELKALLHHYYPIEIDPHRTIKEKLPDMVEWWTKAHELLCQQKIQKFQIAQVVRESNAMLRDGYKTFFNTLSQNSVPLFIFSAGVGDILEEIMRQRKVFHPNIHIVSNYMEFDEDGFLKGFKGQLIHTYNKNSSVCENSGYFEQLQGKTNILLLGDSMGDLTMADGVPGVENILKIGFLNDKRRRESPSMARSFYQLNTTKVLPRVKANVY, via the exons ATGGCGGAGGAG GTGAGCACCCTGATGAAGGCCACGGTTCTGATGCGGCAGCCCGGGCGGGTGCAGGAGATCGTGGGCGCCCTCCGCAAGGGCGGGGGAGACCGCTTACAG gtcatttctgattttgacatgACCTTGAGCAGGTTTGCATATAATGGAAAGCGATGCCCTTCTTCTTACA ATATTCTGGATAACAGCAAGATCATCAGTGAGGAGTGCCGGGAAGAG CTCAAAGCGCTCCTCCACCACTATTACCCAATTGAGATTGACCCACACCGGACCATCAAAGAGAAGTTACCTGACATGGTGGAATG GTGGACCAAAGCGCATGAGCTCCTGTGCCAGCAGAAGATTCAGAAGTTTCAGATAGCCCAGGTGGTGAGAGAGTCCAACGCAATGCTTAG GGATGGATACAAGACGTTCTTCAACACCCTCTCCCAGAACAGCGTTCCCCTTTTCATCTTCTCCGCGGGCGTTGGGGATATCCTGGAAGAAATCATGCGGCAGAGGAAAGTGTTCCACCCGAACATCCACATCGTCTCTAACTACATGGAGTTTGATGAAGAT GGCTTCCTGAAGGGATTCAAGGGCCAGCTCATACACACCTACAACAAGAACAGCTCCGTGTGCGAGAACTCTGGTTACTTCGAGCAGCTTCAGGGCAAAACCAACATCCTCCTGCTGGGAGACTCCATGGGGGACCTCACTATGGCTGATGGGGTTCCTGGCGTGGAGAACATTCTCAAGATTGGCTTCCTAAATGACAAG CGCCGTCGTGAGAGCCCAAGCATGGCAAGAAGCTTCTACCAGTTAAACACTACCAAAGTTCTCCCCAGAGTCAAGGCTAATGTGTACTGA
- the NT5C3B gene encoding 7-methylguanosine phosphate-specific 5'-nucleotidase isoform X5: MTLSRFAYNGKRCPSSYNILDNSKIISEECREELKALLHHYYPIEIDPHRTIKEKLPDMVEWWTKAHELLCQQKIQKFQIAQVVRESNAMLRDGYKTFFNTLSQNSVPLFIFSAGVGDILEEIMRQRKVFHPNIHIVSNYMEFDEDGFLKGFKGQLIHTYNKNSSVCENSGYFEQLQGKTNILLLGDSMGDLTMADGVPGVENILKIGFLNDKVEERRERYMDSYDIVLEKDETLDVVNGLLQHILLQRDWTEMQGS, translated from the exons atgACCTTGAGCAGGTTTGCATATAATGGAAAGCGATGCCCTTCTTCTTACA ATATTCTGGATAACAGCAAGATCATCAGTGAGGAGTGCCGGGAAGAG CTCAAAGCGCTCCTCCACCACTATTACCCAATTGAGATTGACCCACACCGGACCATCAAAGAGAAGTTACCTGACATGGTGGAATG GTGGACCAAAGCGCATGAGCTCCTGTGCCAGCAGAAGATTCAGAAGTTTCAGATAGCCCAGGTGGTGAGAGAGTCCAACGCAATGCTTAG GGATGGATACAAGACGTTCTTCAACACCCTCTCCCAGAACAGCGTTCCCCTTTTCATCTTCTCCGCGGGCGTTGGGGATATCCTGGAAGAAATCATGCGGCAGAGGAAAGTGTTCCACCCGAACATCCACATCGTCTCTAACTACATGGAGTTTGATGAAGAT GGCTTCCTGAAGGGATTCAAGGGCCAGCTCATACACACCTACAACAAGAACAGCTCCGTGTGCGAGAACTCTGGTTACTTCGAGCAGCTTCAGGGCAAAACCAACATCCTCCTGCTGGGAGACTCCATGGGGGACCTCACTATGGCTGATGGGGTTCCTGGCGTGGAGAACATTCTCAAGATTGGCTTCCTAAATGACAAG GTGGAGGAGCGGCGGGAGCGCTACATGGACTCGTATGACATCGTGCTGGAGAAGGATGAGACGCTGGACGTGGTCAACGGGCTGCTGCAGCACATCCTGCTGCAGAGGGACTGGACAGAGATGCAGGGCTCCTGA
- the NT5C3B gene encoding 7-methylguanosine phosphate-specific 5'-nucleotidase isoform X1, whose product MAEEVSTLMKATVLMRQPGRVQEIVGALRKGGGDRLQVISDFDMTLSRFAYNGKRCPSSYNILDNSKIISEECREELKALLHHYYPIEIDPHRTIKEKLPDMVEWWTKAHELLCQQKIQKFQIAQVVRESNAMLRDGYKTFFNTLSQNSVPLFIFSAGVGDILEEIMRQRKVFHPNIHIVSNYMEFDEDGFLKGFKGQLIHTYNKNSSVCENSGYFEQLQGKTNILLLGDSMGDLTMADGVPGVENILKIGFLNDKVEERRERYMDSYDIVLEKDETLDVVNGLLQHILLQRDWTEMQGS is encoded by the exons ATGGCGGAGGAG GTGAGCACCCTGATGAAGGCCACGGTTCTGATGCGGCAGCCCGGGCGGGTGCAGGAGATCGTGGGCGCCCTCCGCAAGGGCGGGGGAGACCGCTTACAG gtcatttctgattttgacatgACCTTGAGCAGGTTTGCATATAATGGAAAGCGATGCCCTTCTTCTTACA ATATTCTGGATAACAGCAAGATCATCAGTGAGGAGTGCCGGGAAGAG CTCAAAGCGCTCCTCCACCACTATTACCCAATTGAGATTGACCCACACCGGACCATCAAAGAGAAGTTACCTGACATGGTGGAATG GTGGACCAAAGCGCATGAGCTCCTGTGCCAGCAGAAGATTCAGAAGTTTCAGATAGCCCAGGTGGTGAGAGAGTCCAACGCAATGCTTAG GGATGGATACAAGACGTTCTTCAACACCCTCTCCCAGAACAGCGTTCCCCTTTTCATCTTCTCCGCGGGCGTTGGGGATATCCTGGAAGAAATCATGCGGCAGAGGAAAGTGTTCCACCCGAACATCCACATCGTCTCTAACTACATGGAGTTTGATGAAGAT GGCTTCCTGAAGGGATTCAAGGGCCAGCTCATACACACCTACAACAAGAACAGCTCCGTGTGCGAGAACTCTGGTTACTTCGAGCAGCTTCAGGGCAAAACCAACATCCTCCTGCTGGGAGACTCCATGGGGGACCTCACTATGGCTGATGGGGTTCCTGGCGTGGAGAACATTCTCAAGATTGGCTTCCTAAATGACAAG GTGGAGGAGCGGCGGGAGCGCTACATGGACTCGTATGACATCGTGCTGGAGAAGGATGAGACGCTGGACGTGGTCAACGGGCTGCTGCAGCACATCCTGCTGCAGAGGGACTGGACAGAGATGCAGGGCTCCTGA
- the NT5C3B gene encoding 7-methylguanosine phosphate-specific 5'-nucleotidase isoform X2 yields the protein MAEEVSTLMKATVLMRQPGRVQEIVGALRKGGGDRLQVISDFDMTLSRFAYNGKRCPSSYNILDNSKIISEECREELKALLHHYYPIEIDPHRTIKEKLPDMVEWWTKAHELLCQQKIQKFQIAQVVRESNAMLRDGYKTFFNTLSQNSVPLFIFSAGVGDILEEIMRQRKVFHPNIHIVSNYMEFDEDGFLKGFKGQLIHTYNKNSSVCENSGYFEQLQGKTNILLLGDSMGDLTMADGVPGVENILKIGFLNDKPQVRNSGQRGGQGAGGLSVSAPRAGGGAAGALHGLV from the exons ATGGCGGAGGAG GTGAGCACCCTGATGAAGGCCACGGTTCTGATGCGGCAGCCCGGGCGGGTGCAGGAGATCGTGGGCGCCCTCCGCAAGGGCGGGGGAGACCGCTTACAG gtcatttctgattttgacatgACCTTGAGCAGGTTTGCATATAATGGAAAGCGATGCCCTTCTTCTTACA ATATTCTGGATAACAGCAAGATCATCAGTGAGGAGTGCCGGGAAGAG CTCAAAGCGCTCCTCCACCACTATTACCCAATTGAGATTGACCCACACCGGACCATCAAAGAGAAGTTACCTGACATGGTGGAATG GTGGACCAAAGCGCATGAGCTCCTGTGCCAGCAGAAGATTCAGAAGTTTCAGATAGCCCAGGTGGTGAGAGAGTCCAACGCAATGCTTAG GGATGGATACAAGACGTTCTTCAACACCCTCTCCCAGAACAGCGTTCCCCTTTTCATCTTCTCCGCGGGCGTTGGGGATATCCTGGAAGAAATCATGCGGCAGAGGAAAGTGTTCCACCCGAACATCCACATCGTCTCTAACTACATGGAGTTTGATGAAGAT GGCTTCCTGAAGGGATTCAAGGGCCAGCTCATACACACCTACAACAAGAACAGCTCCGTGTGCGAGAACTCTGGTTACTTCGAGCAGCTTCAGGGCAAAACCAACATCCTCCTGCTGGGAGACTCCATGGGGGACCTCACTATGGCTGATGGGGTTCCTGGCGTGGAGAACATTCTCAAGATTGGCTTCCTAAATGACAAG CCCCAGGTGCGCAACAGTGGGCAACGCGGAGGGCAGGGCGCTGGGGGACTCTCGGTCTCTGCTCCCCGGGCAGGTGGAGGAGCGGCGGGAGCGCTACATGGACTCGTATGA
- the NT5C3B gene encoding 7-methylguanosine phosphate-specific 5'-nucleotidase isoform X4 — translation MAEEVSTLMKATVLMRQPGRVQEIVGALRKGGGDRLQVISDFDMTLSRFAYNGKRCPSSYNILDNSKIISEECREELKALLHHYYPIEIDPHRTIKEKLPDMVEWWTKAHELLCQQKIQKFQIAQVVRESNAMLRDGYKTFFNTLSQNSVPLFIFSAGVGDILEEIMRQRKVFHPNIHIVSNYMEFDEDGFLKGFKGQLIHTYNKNSSVCENSGYFEQLQGKTNILLLGDSMGDLTMADGVPGVENILKIGFLNDKGRSR, via the exons ATGGCGGAGGAG GTGAGCACCCTGATGAAGGCCACGGTTCTGATGCGGCAGCCCGGGCGGGTGCAGGAGATCGTGGGCGCCCTCCGCAAGGGCGGGGGAGACCGCTTACAG gtcatttctgattttgacatgACCTTGAGCAGGTTTGCATATAATGGAAAGCGATGCCCTTCTTCTTACA ATATTCTGGATAACAGCAAGATCATCAGTGAGGAGTGCCGGGAAGAG CTCAAAGCGCTCCTCCACCACTATTACCCAATTGAGATTGACCCACACCGGACCATCAAAGAGAAGTTACCTGACATGGTGGAATG GTGGACCAAAGCGCATGAGCTCCTGTGCCAGCAGAAGATTCAGAAGTTTCAGATAGCCCAGGTGGTGAGAGAGTCCAACGCAATGCTTAG GGATGGATACAAGACGTTCTTCAACACCCTCTCCCAGAACAGCGTTCCCCTTTTCATCTTCTCCGCGGGCGTTGGGGATATCCTGGAAGAAATCATGCGGCAGAGGAAAGTGTTCCACCCGAACATCCACATCGTCTCTAACTACATGGAGTTTGATGAAGAT GGCTTCCTGAAGGGATTCAAGGGCCAGCTCATACACACCTACAACAAGAACAGCTCCGTGTGCGAGAACTCTGGTTACTTCGAGCAGCTTCAGGGCAAAACCAACATCCTCCTGCTGGGAGACTCCATGGGGGACCTCACTATGGCTGATGGGGTTCCTGGCGTGGAGAACATTCTCAAGATTGGCTTCCTAAATGACAAG GGCAGGTCCCGGTAA
- the NT5C3B gene encoding 7-methylguanosine phosphate-specific 5'-nucleotidase isoform X6, producing the protein MAEEVSTLMKATVLMRQPGRVQEIVGALRKGGGDRLQVISDFDMTLSRFAYNGKRCPSSYNILDNSKIISEECREELKALLHHYYPIEIDPHRTIKEKLPDMVEWWTKAHELLCQQKIQKFQIAQVVRESNAMLRDGYKTFFNTLSQNSVPLFIFSAGVGDILEEIMRQRKVFHPNIHIVSNYMEFDEDGFLKGFKGQLIHTYNKNSSVCENSGYFEQLQGKTNILLLGDSMGDLTMADGVPGVENILKIGFLNDKG; encoded by the exons ATGGCGGAGGAG GTGAGCACCCTGATGAAGGCCACGGTTCTGATGCGGCAGCCCGGGCGGGTGCAGGAGATCGTGGGCGCCCTCCGCAAGGGCGGGGGAGACCGCTTACAG gtcatttctgattttgacatgACCTTGAGCAGGTTTGCATATAATGGAAAGCGATGCCCTTCTTCTTACA ATATTCTGGATAACAGCAAGATCATCAGTGAGGAGTGCCGGGAAGAG CTCAAAGCGCTCCTCCACCACTATTACCCAATTGAGATTGACCCACACCGGACCATCAAAGAGAAGTTACCTGACATGGTGGAATG GTGGACCAAAGCGCATGAGCTCCTGTGCCAGCAGAAGATTCAGAAGTTTCAGATAGCCCAGGTGGTGAGAGAGTCCAACGCAATGCTTAG GGATGGATACAAGACGTTCTTCAACACCCTCTCCCAGAACAGCGTTCCCCTTTTCATCTTCTCCGCGGGCGTTGGGGATATCCTGGAAGAAATCATGCGGCAGAGGAAAGTGTTCCACCCGAACATCCACATCGTCTCTAACTACATGGAGTTTGATGAAGAT GGCTTCCTGAAGGGATTCAAGGGCCAGCTCATACACACCTACAACAAGAACAGCTCCGTGTGCGAGAACTCTGGTTACTTCGAGCAGCTTCAGGGCAAAACCAACATCCTCCTGCTGGGAGACTCCATGGGGGACCTCACTATGGCTGATGGGGTTCCTGGCGTGGAGAACATTCTCAAGATTGGCTTCCTAAATGACAAG GGTTAA